The Spodoptera frugiperda isolate SF20-4 chromosome 2, AGI-APGP_CSIRO_Sfru_2.0, whole genome shotgun sequence genome has a window encoding:
- the LOC118268877 gene encoding calmodulin-A isoform X6, whose translation MAATKPAEDNYNKEYRRLRRLTSDLAIRQVSSEYGLTEEQVAEFKEAFMLFDKDEDGTITMAELGVVMRSLGQRPSETELRDMVKEVDQDGNGTIEFNEFLQMMSKKMRGADGEDELREAFRVFDKNNDGLISSVELRHVMTNLGERLSEEEVDDMIREADLDGDGMVNYDEFVTILTSKN comes from the exons atggcGGCCACTAAACCGGCagaagataattataataaagaatatagAAGACTGAGGAGACTTACTAGTGATCTGGCTATCCGTCAAGTATCT TCTGAATATGGCCTCACGGAAGAGCAAGTTGCAG AATTCAAGGAAGCCTTCATGCTGTTCGACAAGGATGAAGATGGCACCATCACGATGGCAGAGCTTGGAGTGGTGATGCGATCGCTTGGACAACGACCTTCAG AGACGGAGCTGCGAGACATGGTGAAGGAGGTGGACCAGGATGGCAACGGCACCATCGAGTTCAATGAGTTCCTCCAAATGATGTCCAAGAAGATGCGCGGGGCTGATGGAGAAGATGAACTCAGAGAGGCTTTCAG GGTATTCGACAAGAACAACGACGGTCTGATATCATCGGTGGAGCTGCGTCACGTGATGACCAACTTGGGGGAGCGGCTGAGCGAGGAGGAAGTCGACGACATGATCCGCGAGGCAGACCTCGACGGTGACGGCATGGTCAATTACGATG AGTTCGTGACAATATTGACGTCGAAAAACTAG
- the LOC118268877 gene encoding calmodulin-A isoform X5, which produces MSRRAYYRQKKLKMAATKPAEDNYNKEYRRLRRLTSDLAIRQVSSEYGLTEEQVAEFKEAFMLFDKDEDGTITMAELGVVMRSLGQRPSETELRDMVKEVDQDGNGTIEFNEFLQMMSKKMRGADGEDELREAFRVFDKNNDGLISSVELRHVMTNLGERLSEEEVDDMIREADLDGDGMVNYDEFVTILTSKN; this is translated from the exons ATGTCGCGTCGCGCATATTATCGCCA aaagaaattaaaaatggcGGCCACTAAACCGGCagaagataattataataaagaatatagAAGACTGAGGAGACTTACTAGTGATCTGGCTATCCGTCAAGTATCT TCTGAATATGGCCTCACGGAAGAGCAAGTTGCAG AATTCAAGGAAGCCTTCATGCTGTTCGACAAGGATGAAGATGGCACCATCACGATGGCAGAGCTTGGAGTGGTGATGCGATCGCTTGGACAACGACCTTCAG AGACGGAGCTGCGAGACATGGTGAAGGAGGTGGACCAGGATGGCAACGGCACCATCGAGTTCAATGAGTTCCTCCAAATGATGTCCAAGAAGATGCGCGGGGCTGATGGAGAAGATGAACTCAGAGAGGCTTTCAG GGTATTCGACAAGAACAACGACGGTCTGATATCATCGGTGGAGCTGCGTCACGTGATGACCAACTTGGGGGAGCGGCTGAGCGAGGAGGAAGTCGACGACATGATCCGCGAGGCAGACCTCGACGGTGACGGCATGGTCAATTACGATG AGTTCGTGACAATATTGACGTCGAAAAACTAG
- the LOC118268877 gene encoding calmodulin-A isoform X4, translating to MKTSSFSLRVMRRARNKPADGGGHVNQKNAAGQKSTAPCQKGGPKTPVKPSAQKGAAKTAPPKQAAAAAAVKTPQGKKKKGHKHQQYELIVTINLSEYGLTEEQVAEFKEAFMLFDKDEDGTITMAELGVVMRSLGQRPSETELRDMVKEVDQDGNGTIEFNEFLQMMSKKMRGADGEDELREAFRVFDKNNDGLISSVELRHVMTNLGERLSEEEVDDMIREADLDGDGMVNYDEFVTILTSKN from the exons GCTCGGAACAAGCCAGCTGATGGTGGTGGTCACGTCAACCAGAAGAATGCAGCGGGTCAAAAGTCTACCGCACCTTGTCAGAAAG GTGGCCCAAAAACCCCCGTGAAGCCATCAGCGCAGAAGGGCGCAGCGAAGACCGCTCCGCCGAAGcaagcagcagcagcagcggcaGTGAAGACTCCTCAGGGCAAGAAGAAGAAAGGGCACAAGCACCAGCAATATGAACTGATTGTCACCATCAATCTG TCTGAATATGGCCTCACGGAAGAGCAAGTTGCAG AATTCAAGGAAGCCTTCATGCTGTTCGACAAGGATGAAGATGGCACCATCACGATGGCAGAGCTTGGAGTGGTGATGCGATCGCTTGGACAACGACCTTCAG AGACGGAGCTGCGAGACATGGTGAAGGAGGTGGACCAGGATGGCAACGGCACCATCGAGTTCAATGAGTTCCTCCAAATGATGTCCAAGAAGATGCGCGGGGCTGATGGAGAAGATGAACTCAGAGAGGCTTTCAG GGTATTCGACAAGAACAACGACGGTCTGATATCATCGGTGGAGCTGCGTCACGTGATGACCAACTTGGGGGAGCGGCTGAGCGAGGAGGAAGTCGACGACATGATCCGCGAGGCAGACCTCGACGGTGACGGCATGGTCAATTACGATG AGTTCGTGACAATATTGACGTCGAAAAACTAG